In one Petrotoga mexicana DSM 14811 genomic region, the following are encoded:
- the hydF gene encoding [FeFe] hydrogenase H-cluster maturation GTPase HydF produces MPATSGYRTYIAIAGRRNVGKSSLINAIVNQEIALVSNVAGTTTDPVYKSMELQPIGPITLIDTPGIDDEGELGEKRIERAKRAFYKADIGILVVDSEPNEFEHFICNLFEKMQIPFIIVLNKIDQLNNVFNLKQLYINSFKKPVLEVSCKEKINIERVKEVLTELKPKEEEVPMLPKFIKSNDIVLLVVPVDTGAPKGRLIMPQVATIREAIDRKAFPIVTSVEGTSEIISKLKEKPKLVITDSQAIGTVVELVPEDINLTTFSILEARHKGDISILTKDVGVINKLVDGDTILIMEGCSHRPLNEDIGRVKIPKWLKKYTQKSLNFKFIVGKEFPDIEDVKNVKLVVHCGGCTLTRRMMMRRINAINRLGIPIVNYGVIISFLHGTLNRTLKPLSL; encoded by the coding sequence ATGCCAGCAACATCCGGTTATAGGACTTACATAGCTATAGCAGGTAGAAGAAACGTTGGAAAATCCTCTTTGATAAACGCCATAGTGAACCAAGAAATAGCTCTTGTTTCCAACGTTGCTGGAACAACTACCGATCCAGTCTATAAAAGCATGGAGTTACAACCTATCGGTCCCATTACTTTAATTGATACCCCAGGTATAGACGATGAAGGTGAACTCGGGGAAAAAAGAATCGAAAGGGCTAAACGAGCCTTTTACAAAGCTGATATAGGAATTTTAGTAGTTGATTCTGAACCAAACGAATTTGAACACTTCATCTGCAATCTTTTTGAAAAGATGCAAATCCCATTCATAATCGTATTGAATAAGATAGATCAGCTTAACAACGTTTTTAACTTAAAACAATTATATATTAATTCTTTCAAAAAACCAGTTTTAGAAGTTTCCTGCAAAGAAAAAATTAATATAGAAAGAGTAAAAGAAGTTTTGACTGAGTTAAAACCAAAAGAAGAGGAAGTTCCCATGCTTCCTAAATTTATTAAAAGTAACGATATTGTCTTACTAGTGGTTCCAGTAGACACTGGAGCACCAAAAGGTCGATTGATAATGCCACAGGTGGCAACTATAAGAGAAGCTATAGATAGAAAGGCTTTTCCAATTGTGACATCTGTTGAAGGAACAAGTGAAATAATTAGTAAATTGAAAGAAAAACCAAAGTTGGTGATCACCGATTCTCAAGCTATTGGAACGGTTGTTGAATTAGTGCCCGAAGATATAAACCTCACTACATTTTCAATATTAGAAGCTCGCCATAAAGGGGATATCAGTATTTTAACTAAGGACGTCGGCGTAATTAATAAGTTAGTAGATGGTGACACTATTCTTATTATGGAAGGCTGTTCTCATCGACCGTTAAATGAAGACATTGGAAGGGTTAAAATTCCTAAATGGCTTAAAAAATATACTCAAAAATCCTTGAATTTTAAGTTTATTGTCGGGAAAGAATTTCCCGACATAGAAGATGTAAAAAACGTAAAATTAGTGGTGCATTGTGGAGGATGTACTCTTACAAGAAGGATGATGATGAGAAGAATAAATGCGATAAATAGATTAGGAATTCCTATTGTAAATTATGGAGTAATAATATCATTTCTTCACGGAACCTTAAATAGAACATTAAAACCTCTTTCATTATAA
- the hydE gene encoding [FeFe] hydrogenase H-cluster radical SAM maturase HydE, producing MKLQNHEILKKLQGKASQSPSQGADYINFSEKVKNIVNYFTDNKTIEKEHIIQILSLNKHDKDREDLFKVANLIRKEYTGDYINIKGVIEFSNYCKKNCYYCGLRAKNPFVQRYRMSPDEIIEVANQAAIFGLDTIILQSGEDDKYTDDDLVYIIREIRKNTSLPVSLSIGERSFLSYRKFRKAGAVRVLLKHETINKEIFKNIHPEKNYDNRIELLRFMNTLGYVTGSGNIIGLPGQTLEDIAEDILFMRNENIRMIGIGPFIPTENTPLKDHPRGSSELTLNAYCATRFCIPTAQMPTTTALGTISPDLQYQGFYAGCNVIMVNITPEVYRKNYNIYDNKIKVEFYETFEKIKQLGFSPSKITQKRMEEKKNASNIRL from the coding sequence ATGAAATTACAAAATCACGAGATTTTAAAAAAGCTACAGGGTAAAGCATCACAATCCCCGTCTCAAGGGGCTGACTACATTAATTTTTCTGAAAAAGTTAAGAATATCGTGAATTATTTCACAGATAATAAAACCATCGAAAAAGAGCACATCATCCAAATCTTGTCTTTAAATAAACATGATAAAGATCGAGAAGATCTTTTCAAGGTAGCAAATCTGATCCGAAAAGAGTATACAGGAGATTATATAAACATTAAAGGAGTTATCGAGTTTTCAAATTATTGTAAGAAAAATTGTTACTATTGTGGATTGAGAGCTAAAAATCCATTTGTGCAAAGGTACCGGATGAGTCCAGATGAAATAATTGAAGTGGCAAATCAAGCAGCGATATTTGGTTTAGATACAATCATTCTTCAAAGTGGTGAAGACGATAAATATACAGATGATGATTTAGTCTACATCATTAGAGAAATAAGAAAAAACACAAGTTTACCCGTATCTTTATCCATCGGAGAAAGAAGTTTTTTGTCTTATAGAAAATTCAGAAAAGCAGGGGCAGTAAGGGTGCTTCTAAAACATGAAACTATAAACAAAGAAATTTTTAAAAATATTCACCCTGAAAAGAACTATGATAATAGAATAGAACTTTTAAGGTTTATGAATACCCTGGGTTATGTGACTGGTTCGGGTAATATTATAGGTTTACCGGGACAAACATTAGAAGACATTGCAGAAGATATTCTTTTTATGAGAAACGAAAACATCAGGATGATCGGTATAGGTCCTTTTATCCCAACAGAAAACACTCCGTTAAAAGATCATCCTCGTGGAAGTAGTGAATTAACTTTAAATGCCTACTGTGCCACAAGGTTTTGCATACCAACGGCACAAATGCCTACTACTACCGCATTAGGAACAATTTCTCCTGATTTACAATACCAAGGCTTTTATGCAGGATGTAACGTTATCATGGTTAACATAACTCCAGAGGTATATAGAAAAAATTACAACATCTATGACAATAAGATAAAAGTAGAATTTTATGAAACGTTCGAAAAAATCAAACAATTAGGCTTCTCACCTTCCAAAATAACGCAAAAACGAATGGAGGAGAAAAAGAATGCCAGCAACATCCGGTTATAG
- the hydG gene encoding [FeFe] hydrogenase H-cluster radical SAM maturase HydG: protein MFWVRDKANQKSFIKEDEIFKLLEETKSPSRSKVRDIIQKSLSKERLDPGEVATLLNVEDDETLEEIFEGARTLKKNIYGNRIVLFAPLYIGNKCINDCEYCGFRSSNREIFRNTLSFEQLEKEVKALEDKGHKRLILVYGEHPDYNADFIAKTVETVYKTKNKNGEIRRVNINAAPQTIDDYKKIKEMGIGTFQIFQETYYYQTYKKVHPKGPKSSYIWRLYGLDRAIAAGIDDVGIGALFGLYDYKFEVMGLIYHTIHFEERFGFGPHTISFPRMEPALNTPLSEQPPYLVNDNEFKKIVAILRLAVPYTGLILTAREPSHIRNEILKLGVSQIDAGSNIGIGAYSTEDQEAYKKSQFTLGDQRSLDAVINELAIEGYLPSFCTACYRMGRTGEHFMEFAIPGFVKRFCTPNAILTLLEYVQDYAPENTRVSIEKRIKEELKDMDEGPIKDKLLERIDLVKAGKRDLYF, encoded by the coding sequence TTGTTTTGGGTAAGAGATAAGGCAAATCAAAAATCTTTTATCAAAGAAGATGAAATATTTAAGCTCTTGGAAGAAACAAAATCCCCAAGTAGATCAAAAGTCAGGGACATTATTCAAAAATCGTTATCAAAAGAAAGATTGGATCCGGGTGAAGTCGCTACTCTTTTAAATGTTGAAGATGATGAAACGTTAGAAGAGATTTTTGAAGGAGCAAGAACATTAAAAAAGAATATATATGGAAATAGAATAGTGTTATTTGCCCCTCTTTATATCGGAAACAAATGCATAAACGATTGTGAATATTGTGGTTTTAGATCTAGTAACCGCGAAATTTTTAGAAATACCCTGAGTTTTGAACAACTAGAGAAAGAAGTAAAAGCCCTTGAAGATAAAGGCCATAAAAGATTGATATTAGTATATGGTGAACATCCTGATTACAATGCAGATTTCATCGCTAAAACTGTTGAGACGGTATACAAAACAAAAAACAAAAACGGTGAGATCAGAAGGGTAAATATCAATGCTGCCCCTCAGACAATTGATGATTACAAAAAAATAAAAGAAATGGGTATAGGAACGTTTCAAATTTTTCAAGAAACTTATTATTATCAAACGTATAAGAAGGTTCATCCAAAGGGACCAAAATCAAGCTATATATGGAGGCTATATGGATTAGACAGAGCCATAGCCGCAGGTATAGACGACGTTGGAATCGGTGCCTTATTTGGTCTTTACGATTATAAATTTGAGGTTATGGGACTAATATACCATACGATACATTTTGAAGAACGTTTTGGATTTGGTCCACATACAATTTCCTTTCCACGAATGGAACCAGCCTTAAATACCCCTTTATCTGAGCAACCTCCATACCTTGTTAATGATAATGAATTTAAAAAGATAGTGGCGATTTTAAGGTTGGCTGTACCCTATACTGGTTTAATTTTAACAGCAAGGGAACCTTCCCATATAAGAAACGAGATATTAAAGTTAGGAGTTTCACAAATAGATGCAGGTTCTAACATTGGGATTGGAGCATATTCAACAGAAGATCAAGAAGCCTATAAAAAAAGCCAATTTACTTTAGGTGACCAAAGGAGTTTAGATGCTGTAATAAACGAATTAGCGATCGAAGGTTATCTTCCTTCATTTTGTACAGCCTGCTATCGTATGGGGAGAACCGGCGAACATTTCATGGAGTTTGCAATACCTGGATTTGTGAAAAGGTTTTGTACTCCAAACGCGATTTTAACTCTATTAGAATATGTACAAGATTACGCACCAGAAAATACTAGGGTATCTATTGAAAAAAGAATCAAAGAAGAATTAAAAGATATGGATGAAGGACCTATAAAAGATAAATTATTGGAAAGAATAGATCTTGTTAAGGCTGGAAAAAGAGATTTATATTTTTGA
- a CDS encoding HEAT repeat domain-containing protein, protein MYSREDLIKKIVDEKGLQAIPNLIELLDDEDYEVRELARDALSVMAPEGKEYLLQEFKRRFNLNLQDDTVLLYLAELLSDLKCHEIVENLKMMFNKFSDERAFPLIIENLLKITKDESYLDILKTYIDSDEGEIEEISVMAITELPSRKTLDILLEKYYKTTNNSLKVLILDSITKILTKNFDLVPYLQERDPEISEKLEWHLKRS, encoded by the coding sequence ATGTACAGTCGTGAAGATCTGATAAAAAAGATAGTAGATGAAAAAGGGCTTCAAGCTATTCCTAATTTAATAGAGCTATTAGATGACGAAGATTACGAAGTTCGAGAATTGGCACGGGATGCATTGAGCGTGATGGCACCCGAAGGAAAAGAATACCTATTACAAGAGTTCAAACGAAGATTTAATCTCAATCTTCAAGACGATACTGTTTTGTTGTATCTAGCTGAACTTTTGTCTGATTTGAAGTGTCACGAAATAGTGGAAAACCTTAAGATGATGTTCAATAAATTTTCAGATGAGAGGGCTTTCCCTTTGATCATAGAGAATTTATTAAAAATCACAAAAGATGAATCTTATTTAGATATATTGAAAACTTATATTGACAGTGACGAAGGTGAAATAGAAGAGATAAGCGTTATGGCCATCACCGAGCTACCAAGCAGAAAAACTTTAGATATACTTTTAGAGAAATATTATAAAACTACCAACAATTCTTTAAAAGTACTTATTTTGGATTCAATAACAAAAATCTTGACTAAGAATTTTGATTTAGTTCCATACCTACAAGAGCGTGACCCTGAAATATCTGAAAAGCTGGAGTGGCATCTCAAAAGGTCTTGA
- a CDS encoding DNA repair protein RecN produces the protein MSIKNFGLFKSANVDFSNNFCAITGESGTGKSMFLNALNLFLIGNVPQNLKTSEGSVSAYFTVNEFIKDMLQEYAPFDGDELILAVNFTPKKTLFRVNDTIVPRNVVQEVSKYLLEIHSQDSNIALRDENYQNSLIFKILRDKFPEYFSEYDKGYQEYLNLKRKLENLPTNKTEIFRNIDILNYQIQEIEEANLQPREDDELSARFKTLNNMEEIRERLVESLNILKDRDEQSIDQEIGYIIYNLSKLKDFGFGEEYSLASSIQEQIDELYTLLENRLSELDTDPEELERVSERLNKIIELKRKYGPSLEDVLENLNKFKIQKSELEEIKNDFHELEPRLSKLKEELLELSDKIIEKVTPFLNDLKSHIENNLKDLNMENSKIDWKIEKLKEPKKESAHRITFLLKTNPKSKFMPLAEIASGGELSRIILAVEVVLGKNHAIDTMVFDEIDSGVGPRMADVVGNKLNELSKDKQIIVITHMPQVANFATEHFKIVKSLNEETTSTIVKLSENERLEEIKEMYGNIVY, from the coding sequence TTGTCCATAAAAAATTTTGGTCTTTTTAAAAGTGCTAACGTAGATTTTAGCAACAATTTCTGCGCTATCACTGGTGAGTCGGGAACGGGAAAATCCATGTTTCTAAATGCTTTAAATCTTTTTTTAATAGGAAACGTTCCTCAAAACCTGAAAACCTCAGAAGGTTCCGTGTCAGCGTATTTTACTGTTAATGAATTCATTAAAGATATGTTGCAGGAATACGCACCTTTTGATGGTGATGAATTGATCTTAGCTGTAAATTTCACTCCTAAAAAGACGCTTTTTAGAGTAAACGATACAATAGTTCCAAGAAACGTTGTTCAGGAGGTTTCAAAGTATCTGCTAGAAATTCATTCTCAAGACTCCAACATAGCTTTGAGAGATGAGAATTATCAAAACTCTTTGATCTTTAAGATTTTGAGGGATAAATTCCCCGAGTATTTTTCTGAGTACGATAAGGGGTACCAGGAATATTTGAATTTAAAAAGAAAGTTAGAAAATCTTCCAACCAATAAAACAGAAATCTTTCGAAATATTGATATTTTAAACTACCAGATACAGGAAATTGAAGAGGCGAACCTGCAACCTCGTGAAGATGATGAACTTTCTGCTAGATTTAAAACTCTAAATAATATGGAAGAAATCAGGGAACGATTGGTGGAATCATTAAACATACTAAAAGACAGAGATGAACAAAGTATTGATCAGGAAATTGGTTATATAATTTACAATCTGTCAAAGCTTAAAGATTTTGGGTTCGGTGAAGAATATTCCTTGGCTTCTTCTATTCAAGAGCAGATAGATGAATTATATACCCTTTTAGAAAATAGATTGTCTGAATTAGATACTGATCCAGAAGAATTAGAAAGAGTCAGTGAGAGACTGAATAAAATCATCGAGTTAAAAAGGAAATATGGACCATCTCTTGAGGATGTTTTAGAAAATCTCAACAAGTTCAAAATTCAAAAAAGTGAGTTAGAAGAAATCAAAAACGATTTTCACGAATTAGAACCGAGATTGTCTAAGTTGAAAGAGGAATTATTAGAACTCAGTGATAAAATAATAGAGAAGGTTACTCCTTTTCTAAATGATTTAAAATCACATATTGAAAATAATTTAAAGGATCTCAATATGGAGAATAGTAAGATAGATTGGAAGATAGAAAAACTAAAAGAACCAAAAAAAGAGTCCGCACATAGGATTACCTTTTTATTAAAAACAAATCCAAAAAGTAAATTTATGCCTTTAGCCGAAATAGCTTCCGGTGGAGAATTATCTAGAATAATATTAGCAGTAGAGGTTGTACTAGGAAAAAATCATGCAATTGATACAATGGTTTTTGACGAGATTGATTCTGGAGTTGGCCCAAGAATGGCCGATGTCGTAGGAAATAAGCTCAACGAATTATCAAAAGATAAACAAATTATTGTAATTACTCATATGCCACAAGTTGCAAATTTCGCCACTGAACATTTTAAAATAGTAAAATCGTTGAACGAAGAAACTACTTCAACAATTGTAAAATTATCAGAAAATGAAAGATTAGAAGAAATAAAAGAAATGTACGGAAACATTGTCTATTGA
- a CDS encoding glycosyltransferase: MKVLFLNPQGNFDKNDSHLTEHPDFGGQLIYVKEVSKELANLNVSVDIVTRQINDPNWPEFSKKFDYFDTNKNPTIVRIPFGGDKFLNKEQLWLFLKEYVDNILSFYKDQKIDFITTHYADGGYSGVLLKSKLGLNFSFTGHSLGAQKMDKLNVSSENFEDLDKEYHFSQRIMAERLSMQYASKIIVSTSMERYEQYSHPLYVDVSEVENDSKYKVIPPGVNTEIFNDDMTDLDQETVAQIEKKLNKQQKPFIILSSRLDLKKNHISVVKAYANSKDLQDKANLGIFLRGIPDPFTDIHKLSEKERSILTPILEEIVKANIKDKVYFFDLKSQLALASAYKFFSKLKSVFVLPSFYEPFGLAPIEAGACGLAVVATKNGGPSEIFSDGSGVLIDPEDIQDIVEGLINGLNNYDYFSKKVKKRVLENYTWKSTARGYLEVIEEGIKLPKKNIEKVPSLDAKEIILDYLKNKKI, encoded by the coding sequence ATGAAGGTGTTGTTTCTCAATCCTCAAGGCAACTTTGACAAAAACGATTCTCATTTAACTGAGCATCCTGATTTTGGTGGTCAATTGATCTACGTTAAAGAAGTATCGAAAGAGTTGGCTAATTTAAATGTTTCTGTGGATATAGTCACCAGACAGATAAATGATCCCAATTGGCCAGAGTTTTCTAAGAAGTTTGATTATTTTGATACGAATAAAAACCCAACTATCGTTAGAATACCTTTTGGTGGGGATAAATTTTTAAACAAAGAACAATTATGGCTATTTTTAAAGGAATACGTTGATAATATTCTTTCATTCTACAAAGATCAAAAGATAGATTTCATAACCACCCATTACGCCGATGGAGGTTATTCAGGAGTTCTTTTAAAATCAAAATTAGGCTTAAATTTCTCGTTCACAGGGCATTCTTTAGGTGCCCAAAAAATGGACAAACTAAACGTCTCTTCTGAGAACTTTGAAGATCTAGATAAAGAATATCACTTTTCTCAAAGAATAATGGCTGAAAGATTGTCCATGCAATATGCATCTAAAATTATTGTCTCCACATCTATGGAAAGATACGAGCAGTATTCTCATCCTTTGTATGTCGATGTTTCTGAAGTTGAAAACGACAGTAAATACAAAGTGATTCCTCCTGGTGTTAACACGGAGATCTTTAACGACGATATGACTGACCTCGATCAAGAGACTGTCGCTCAAATAGAAAAAAAATTAAATAAACAGCAAAAACCTTTTATTATTCTCTCCAGCCGTTTAGATCTCAAAAAGAATCATATTTCTGTTGTAAAAGCATACGCAAATTCTAAAGATCTTCAAGATAAGGCAAATCTAGGAATATTTCTTAGGGGCATTCCTGATCCATTCACCGACATACACAAATTGTCGGAAAAAGAAAGATCCATCTTAACCCCAATTTTGGAAGAAATAGTAAAAGCGAATATAAAAGATAAGGTATATTTTTTTGATTTAAAATCTCAACTTGCCTTAGCTTCTGCTTACAAATTCTTTTCAAAATTGAAGTCCGTCTTTGTTTTACCTTCTTTTTATGAGCCTTTTGGCTTAGCTCCTATCGAAGCAGGCGCTTGTGGCCTCGCTGTTGTTGCAACAAAGAATGGTGGACCAAGTGAAATATTCTCAGATGGTTCAGGTGTATTAATTGATCCTGAAGATATACAAGATATTGTTGAGGGCTTAATAAACGGTTTGAATAATTATGATTATTTTTCAAAAAAGGTTAAAAAAAGAGTTTTAGAAAATTATACTTGGAAAAGCACGGCCAGAGGATATTTAGAGGTTATTGAGGAAGGAATTAAACTTCCCAAAAAAAACATAGAAAAAGTGCCTTCTTTAGATGCAAAAGAAATAATACTTGATTATTTAAAAAATAAAAAGATTTGA
- a CDS encoding phospholipase D-like domain-containing protein produces the protein MKAKLILTALFLSFFTSLFSYELFFSGGELAYFINQKLTTSTSVKVVSFSLDDTISKKLSAINHQIFLEKDGGYSGDLNLNIKYDKNTDGYLHQKYMIFDNNSVLFGTGNFTTSGLLTDLNIFIYTEDEKVVKVFLDEYENFQRGKFGYYKKPINERLSTTEFGKVKIVTGPSKEVLNSVLNEIKRSKISIKVFSYSFTDPYFVHILEQASSNNVVVEILSDDWNKIYTSPLKYMQGINIKYRNDIHAKCVTIDKETVIIGSYNLTYRAREKNDEMVVIIKNKGLADIINRKFDLLWQEW, from the coding sequence TTGAAAGCAAAACTTATCTTAACAGCATTATTTCTGTCTTTCTTTACCTCGCTTTTTTCCTATGAACTCTTCTTCTCCGGTGGAGAATTAGCATACTTTATAAACCAAAAACTAACAACGAGCACTTCAGTAAAAGTTGTATCTTTCAGTTTGGATGACACAATTTCTAAAAAATTATCAGCTATAAATCACCAAATATTTTTAGAAAAAGATGGTGGATATTCTGGTGATTTAAATTTAAACATCAAATATGACAAAAACACCGATGGGTATCTACATCAAAAATATATGATTTTTGATAACAACTCAGTATTATTTGGAACCGGAAATTTCACTACAAGCGGTTTATTAACAGATTTAAACATCTTTATCTACACCGAAGATGAAAAGGTCGTAAAAGTTTTCCTTGATGAATATGAAAACTTTCAAAGGGGTAAATTTGGATATTACAAAAAACCAATCAATGAGCGCCTAAGCACGACAGAATTCGGGAAAGTAAAAATAGTAACTGGACCATCAAAAGAGGTCCTTAACTCAGTCTTAAATGAGATTAAGAGATCCAAAATTTCTATAAAAGTTTTTTCATATTCTTTCACCGATCCCTACTTCGTCCATATCTTGGAACAAGCTTCCTCCAATAATGTAGTTGTTGAAATACTATCCGACGATTGGAACAAAATCTACACATCACCATTAAAATATATGCAAGGCATAAATATAAAGTATAGAAATGACATTCATGCAAAGTGTGTAACAATAGATAAAGAAACGGTCATTATAGGAAGTTACAATCTGACCTACAGGGCAAGAGAGAAAAATGACGAAATGGTTGTAATAATTAAAAATAAAGGGTTAGCTGACATCATAAATAGAAAATTTGATTTATTATGGCAAGAATGGTAA
- a CDS encoding NAD+ synthase: MKIRISLAQMNSTVGDYQGNIEKIKDFISKADEKGADLILFPELTLNGYPPEDLILKTQFLRDSLKSIKEIQDFSESKDVVIVLGAVDWDVESYNTAFVIYKGEIYGSYKKMFLPNYSVFDEKRYFTAGRTPFLMEIERIKIGITICEDLWVPNGPAVSLAQNGANLILNLSSSPFYKGRNKVRFEMLKTRASELSSWIAYCNNVGGQDELVFDGGSVVINPYGEIELSAPSFEEGLYFIDIDPLEPTRANLREGKRKHYNQSAYYESVNTIKIAKKITEKNPIKAIKVDSFDIYEQLYLAVKTGIKDYVWKNGFQKVVLGLSGGIDSSLTAAIAADAIGPENVLGLLMPSQYSSKGSIDDSIELSKNLGINYKIIPINDIYEKYIENLKESFKNTDEDKTEENIQARIRGNLVMAFSNKFGYLALACGNKSEAATGYATLYGDMAGGFSPIKDLYKTELYKVAKKYNELHGKEIIIKSILEKPPSAELRPNQKDEDTLPPYALLDEILFKYIDREMSYDELLQEGYDEELLKNVINMVNKNEYKRRQSAPGIKLTERSFGKDRRMPITNKYIPW, encoded by the coding sequence ATGAAAATAAGAATATCTTTGGCCCAAATGAATTCCACAGTTGGCGATTATCAGGGAAATATTGAAAAGATAAAAGATTTTATCTCCAAGGCAGACGAAAAAGGTGCCGATCTGATACTCTTTCCAGAATTAACTCTAAATGGTTATCCCCCCGAAGATTTAATCTTAAAAACCCAATTTTTAAGGGATTCTTTGAAAAGTATAAAAGAAATACAAGATTTTAGCGAATCTAAAGATGTTGTAATAGTTTTAGGTGCTGTTGACTGGGATGTTGAATCCTACAACACCGCTTTTGTTATATACAAAGGGGAAATCTATGGTAGTTATAAAAAGATGTTCTTACCAAACTACTCTGTTTTTGACGAAAAAAGATATTTTACTGCCGGTAGAACACCTTTTTTAATGGAAATTGAACGGATCAAAATAGGAATAACAATTTGTGAAGATCTGTGGGTTCCCAATGGACCGGCTGTTTCCTTAGCCCAAAACGGAGCCAATTTGATTTTAAATCTTTCTTCGTCTCCTTTTTATAAGGGAAGAAATAAGGTAAGATTTGAAATGCTCAAAACTAGAGCATCAGAGTTATCAAGTTGGATTGCTTATTGCAATAATGTAGGTGGACAAGATGAGTTGGTTTTCGATGGTGGAAGCGTTGTAATTAACCCATACGGAGAAATAGAATTAAGTGCTCCTTCTTTTGAAGAGGGTTTGTATTTTATAGATATAGATCCCCTAGAACCTACTAGAGCAAATTTAAGGGAAGGAAAAAGGAAACATTACAATCAAAGTGCCTATTATGAAAGCGTAAATACAATTAAAATAGCAAAAAAGATTACGGAAAAAAATCCTATAAAAGCTATCAAAGTTGACTCTTTTGATATATACGAGCAATTGTACCTCGCTGTAAAAACAGGTATAAAGGATTATGTTTGGAAAAATGGTTTCCAAAAAGTCGTTTTAGGATTGAGTGGAGGAATAGATTCCTCGCTCACGGCGGCTATTGCTGCGGACGCTATAGGTCCTGAAAATGTTTTGGGATTACTAATGCCTTCTCAATACTCTTCTAAAGGCAGTATTGACGATTCGATAGAACTATCCAAAAATTTAGGAATAAATTACAAAATAATTCCGATTAATGACATATACGAAAAATATATTGAAAATTTGAAGGAAAGCTTTAAAAACACCGATGAAGATAAAACTGAAGAAAACATTCAAGCAAGGATAAGAGGAAACTTAGTAATGGCATTTTCGAACAAATTCGGATATTTAGCCTTAGCATGCGGAAATAAAAGTGAAGCAGCCACAGGATATGCTACATTGTATGGAGACATGGCGGGAGGATTCTCTCCCATTAAAGACTTATACAAAACAGAGCTATACAAAGTTGCCAAAAAGTACAACGAACTTCACGGAAAAGAAATTATTATAAAATCTATATTAGAAAAACCGCCTTCAGCAGAGCTTAGACCAAATCAAAAAGATGAGGATACTTTGCCGCCATATGCTTTACTAGATGAGATTTTATTCAAGTACATAGACAGAGAAATGTCTTATGATGAATTACTACAAGAAGGATACGATGAAGAGTTATTGAAAAATGTTATAAACATGGTAAACAAGAACGAGTACAAAAGAAGGCAATCTGCTCCCGGGATAAAACTAACTGAAAGAAGTTTTGGAAAAGACAGAAGAATGCCAATTACCAATAAATATATTCCCTGGTAG